The proteins below come from a single Mesobacillus jeotgali genomic window:
- a CDS encoding penicillin-binding protein 1A, giving the protein MNQVLVLSVSTAVLAFLSFFHVYSEGADISALNDDMAQSTVIYDANGEVASKISALKNEGIKIEDVPDHVKDAVIAIEDHRFYEHDGVDLVGISRAFVQNVKAGSIVEGGSTITQQLTKNALLSSEKTYKRKLEEFFMAREIEKQYSKDDIMQMYLNRIYFGNGSWGIKRAAMGYFGKDVKDLSISEAAMLAGLIKAPSALDPNKNFEEAIERRNLVLQMMKTHGFIKEKEYKQAVAEKIVLNEKGGDPLRGKYPYYVDHVIDEAIKRYGLTQEEILTGGLQIYTELDATMQSAVEATYAKDNLFPKGTDKQIVQSGAVLVDPKTGGIRALVGGRGEHVFRGYNRATQLKAQPGSTMKPIAAFAPALEEGWGVTDMLTDEEMEFKDYKPQNYNNKYKGEVPMYEALKDSLNVPAVWLLDEIGIAKGMESVKNFGINLDPKNDRNLGLALGGLSTGVSPVTMAEAYSAFANNGERHETHAITKIIDKEGKTIVEYKGKKSKAVSKETAEKMTTMLLGVVQEGTGKGAQIPGRELAGKTGSTQVPIEGVKGTKDQWFVGYTPQLVGAVWVGYDKTDKEHFLTTTSSEGAALIFKDFMTEALENTKAQSFNVPPLSKYIEEHKRQQRAKSVKELETRIKKESEKLKRQWEEAKKKLKEKKESTEEAKKKKKKETDTESAAASTNSDTGDTGEKNDTGDSKDTGGEGGSGGEGDSGGEGDSGGEGDSGGEGDSGGEGDSGGEGDSGGEEDTGGEGDAGGEGDTGDEGDTGDTGDSGDESSDDKEKENNN; this is encoded by the coding sequence GGTATTATCGGTTTCAACAGCGGTACTGGCATTCTTAAGTTTTTTTCATGTGTATTCTGAGGGAGCTGATATTAGTGCATTGAATGATGACATGGCACAGTCAACTGTCATCTACGATGCTAATGGCGAAGTTGCCAGCAAGATTTCGGCTCTGAAAAATGAAGGGATCAAGATAGAAGATGTTCCGGACCATGTCAAGGATGCCGTCATTGCCATAGAGGACCATCGATTTTATGAACACGACGGGGTGGATCTGGTCGGCATTTCGCGGGCATTCGTCCAGAATGTCAAAGCTGGAAGCATTGTTGAGGGTGGAAGTACAATCACACAGCAACTGACAAAAAATGCTTTGCTTTCGAGCGAAAAGACTTATAAAAGAAAGCTCGAAGAATTTTTCATGGCGAGAGAAATCGAAAAGCAGTATTCCAAAGATGATATCATGCAAATGTACTTGAACCGGATATATTTTGGAAATGGTTCATGGGGGATTAAAAGGGCAGCGATGGGTTACTTTGGAAAGGACGTTAAAGATCTTTCCATCAGCGAAGCAGCAATGCTCGCAGGTTTGATCAAGGCGCCGTCTGCACTTGATCCCAATAAAAATTTTGAAGAAGCGATTGAAAGAAGAAATCTTGTTCTTCAAATGATGAAAACTCATGGCTTTATAAAAGAAAAGGAATATAAACAGGCAGTTGCCGAAAAGATTGTCCTTAATGAAAAAGGCGGAGACCCGCTGCGCGGCAAGTATCCATATTATGTAGATCATGTCATTGATGAAGCAATCAAGAGATACGGCCTGACGCAGGAAGAGATTTTGACAGGTGGATTGCAAATTTATACAGAGCTTGATGCAACAATGCAATCAGCTGTGGAAGCGACTTACGCGAAAGATAACCTTTTTCCAAAAGGCACTGATAAGCAAATCGTCCAAAGTGGCGCTGTTCTCGTCGACCCAAAAACAGGCGGCATTCGTGCACTTGTAGGCGGGCGCGGTGAGCATGTATTCCGTGGCTATAATCGTGCTACGCAATTAAAAGCACAGCCAGGCTCGACGATGAAGCCAATTGCCGCATTTGCACCAGCGCTTGAAGAAGGCTGGGGTGTTACGGACATGCTGACGGACGAAGAGATGGAGTTCAAAGATTATAAGCCTCAAAACTACAATAATAAATATAAAGGCGAAGTCCCAATGTATGAAGCATTGAAAGATTCATTGAATGTGCCTGCTGTATGGCTGTTGGATGAAATAGGCATTGCCAAGGGAATGGAGTCTGTAAAGAACTTTGGCATTAATCTTGATCCAAAGAACGACCGTAATCTGGGACTGGCGCTGGGAGGCCTATCGACTGGGGTCTCACCAGTTACAATGGCTGAAGCATATTCAGCATTCGCCAACAATGGCGAGCGTCATGAAACGCATGCTATCACTAAAATTATTGATAAAGAAGGCAAAACAATAGTTGAATATAAAGGGAAGAAGAGCAAGGCTGTTTCAAAAGAGACAGCTGAAAAAATGACGACGATGCTTCTTGGTGTCGTCCAGGAAGGTACAGGAAAAGGAGCGCAAATTCCTGGAAGGGAGTTAGCGGGCAAGACCGGCTCAACACAGGTTCCGATTGAAGGCGTCAAAGGAACGAAGGACCAGTGGTTTGTAGGGTATACTCCACAGCTTGTTGGCGCTGTATGGGTTGGTTACGACAAGACAGATAAGGAACACTTCTTAACCACTACGAGCAGTGAAGGAGCCGCCCTGATCTTCAAGGACTTTATGACAGAAGCATTGGAAAATACAAAAGCACAATCCTTCAATGTTCCTCCCCTTTCTAAATATATCGAGGAACATAAGAGGCAGCAGCGTGCCAAGTCTGTAAAAGAGCTGGAGACAAGGATTAAAAAGGAATCAGAAAAGCTTAAGAGACAATGGGAAGAAGCAAAAAAGAAGCTGAAAGAGAAAAAAGAATCAACAGAAGAAGCAAAAAAGAAAAAGAAAAAAGAAACAGATACTGAATCTGCTGCAGCATCAACGAATTCTGACACCGGTGACACCGGTGAAAAAAATGATACCGGAGATTCCAAGGATACTGGAGGAGAAGGAGGTTCCGGAGGAGAAGGAGATTCTGGAGGAGAAGGAGATTCCGGAGGAGAAGGAGACTCTGGTGGTGAAGGAGATTCCGGAGGAGAAGGAGATTCCGGAGGAGAAGGAGACTCTGGTGGCGAAGAAGATACCGGAGGAGAAGGAGATGCTGGTGGTGAAGGTGATACCGGCGATGAAGGAGACACCGGAGACACAGGAGATTCTGGAGATGAGTCTTCAGATGATAAAGAAAAAGAAAACAATAATTGA
- a CDS encoding HPr family phosphocarrier protein yields MKEIMSSNVMVQKRFTMKKMLEIYQAAKKLDGTTYLYSRQKAVEATSLSKLVSFLLTVEPNTTLKIIMEGTNVEPKLNQLTKLLTNEASILRVKRKRLIESSESFQI; encoded by the coding sequence ATGAAAGAGATTATGTCATCTAATGTTATGGTTCAGAAAAGATTCACAATGAAAAAAATGCTTGAAATCTATCAGGCTGCTAAAAAATTGGATGGTACTACTTACTTGTACAGCCGCCAAAAGGCAGTTGAGGCCACTTCGTTGTCTAAGCTTGTTTCCTTCTTGTTGACAGTGGAGCCAAATACAACTTTAAAAATTATTATGGAAGGTACAAATGTAGAACCGAAATTAAACCAGCTGACTAAGCTGCTTACAAATGAAGCTTCTATCCTTCGCGTAAAACGCAAGCGACTGATCGAGTCTTCTGAATCATTCCAAATATAA
- a CDS encoding MFS transporter, with the protein MKKFAEIFRNRSFTKLFLANFTSQMGSTIGLTAFMFFLLDRFSSQPAYATITELMYSLPMLAVFFLIGVFADRMDRQKIAIYCDWISAGLSLALIAAIYIGWMPMIFAVLFLRSAVQKFFFPAEHGMVQGILKKEDYTTAAGLNQLVMSLFMLFGNGLGVLAYWSIGIYGAILVDTLSFIISALLIQKTDVSKEARLPNGSHTLKDLNVKLVFKDFKYGFMYVMSSKLLFTLIIGFFIFGIVNGGFSVMPIFILKYKLAPETYEQYSIVIGFVFGIGVLIGSFIASLLSQKVKLYHLISVGLIISGSFTVLASLPTNIYLFLGILFISALALPLINIGIGGWLPSIIDPKMMGRVQGLISPLNMLSHSLTLAFIAYSFPSLLTIEMLYWIVGGCLAIVGVFYMIVLPKLALECESAVNESAVEQGV; encoded by the coding sequence ATGAAAAAATTTGCGGAGATTTTCAGGAACAGGAGTTTCACGAAGTTATTTTTAGCAAACTTTACTTCCCAAATGGGCAGTACGATTGGATTGACAGCCTTCATGTTTTTCTTGCTGGATCGTTTCAGCTCCCAGCCTGCTTATGCGACGATAACCGAGCTGATGTATTCCTTGCCAATGCTTGCGGTATTTTTCCTGATTGGAGTGTTTGCTGACAGGATGGACCGGCAAAAAATCGCCATTTATTGTGATTGGATTAGTGCGGGATTATCTCTTGCGTTGATTGCTGCTATTTATATTGGCTGGATGCCGATGATCTTTGCTGTCCTGTTTTTGAGAAGTGCGGTTCAAAAGTTCTTTTTCCCGGCCGAGCATGGGATGGTACAGGGGATTTTGAAAAAAGAGGACTACACAACTGCGGCTGGTTTGAACCAACTCGTGATGAGCCTGTTTATGCTGTTTGGCAATGGCCTCGGTGTTCTCGCTTACTGGTCGATTGGCATTTATGGAGCGATTTTAGTTGACACTCTGTCGTTTATCATAAGTGCACTTCTCATCCAGAAGACCGATGTTTCAAAGGAGGCGCGACTGCCAAATGGCTCACATACACTAAAGGATTTGAACGTCAAATTGGTCTTCAAGGATTTTAAATACGGTTTTATGTATGTCATGAGCAGCAAGCTGCTGTTTACTCTGATCATCGGTTTTTTCATCTTTGGAATTGTAAATGGCGGCTTCTCCGTCATGCCAATTTTCATTCTGAAATATAAACTGGCTCCCGAAACGTATGAGCAATACTCGATTGTCATTGGATTTGTGTTTGGAATCGGCGTGTTGATTGGAAGTTTTATTGCGTCATTGCTTTCTCAAAAAGTGAAGCTCTACCACCTGATTTCGGTTGGTTTGATTATCTCAGGCAGCTTTACGGTTCTCGCATCACTGCCAACCAACATTTATCTGTTCCTGGGTATCCTGTTTATCTCTGCACTGGCTCTGCCGCTAATTAATATAGGGATTGGGGGATGGCTTCCGAGCATTATTGATCCTAAAATGATGGGCAGGGTTCAGGGACTAATCAGCCCTCTTAATATGCTGTCTCATTCATTGACTCTCGCATTCATTGCATACAGCTTTCCGTCTCTGCTAACTATTGAAATGCTTTATTGGATTGTTGGCGGCTGCCTCGCCATCGTAGGAGTATTTTACATGATTGTTTTGCCTAAACTTGCACTAGAATGCGAGTCCGCTGTTAATGAGTCTGCTGTCGAGCAAGGAGTATAA
- the sigY gene encoding RNA polymerase sigma factor SigY — MDEKDLINSAKKGDHRSFAVLFRNHYPLLVKYLMKITMNPDIAEEIAQGTMAKCVEKIHLFNGKSKFSSWLISIATNMYIDQHRKKKREREWNEGEAASRKLQWHMESKNEEWTDALAALSRLTDEMRIPVILKHYYGYSYDEIGEILNIAAGTAKSRVHHGLLAVRRELKVDEKPKGNLIKR, encoded by the coding sequence ATGGATGAAAAAGATTTAATCAATAGCGCAAAAAAAGGCGACCACCGATCGTTTGCTGTGCTGTTCAGGAATCATTATCCCCTGCTGGTAAAATACCTGATGAAAATAACGATGAATCCTGATATCGCAGAGGAAATTGCACAAGGAACGATGGCTAAGTGTGTGGAGAAAATTCATTTGTTCAATGGGAAATCTAAATTCTCGTCGTGGCTGATCAGCATAGCCACAAATATGTATATTGATCAGCACCGCAAGAAAAAGCGCGAGCGGGAATGGAACGAAGGAGAAGCAGCATCACGAAAGCTGCAGTGGCATATGGAGTCGAAAAATGAGGAATGGACAGACGCGCTGGCTGCTTTATCCAGGCTGACAGATGAAATGCGAATCCCTGTTATCCTTAAGCATTATTATGGGTATTCGTACGATGAGATTGGTGAAATTTTGAATATCGCCGCTGGTACGGCAAAGTCTAGAGTCCATCATGGACTTTTAGCTGTTAGAAGGGAGCTGAAAGTAGATGAAAAACCAAAAGGGAATCTCATCAAGCGATGA
- a CDS encoding YxlC family protein: MKNQKGISSSDDKMDKEFFDTISAINNGLDKLDSMDTYVPDDKWFERMVLDQQVIQKKKYRRELAWFILSAVLILSGVIFTMLELPILFFVLQAVTVAITAIYSYKGVQKQVDSR, encoded by the coding sequence ATGAAAAACCAAAAGGGAATCTCATCAAGCGATGATAAAATGGATAAGGAATTTTTTGATACCATCAGCGCCATCAATAATGGATTGGATAAGCTGGACTCCATGGATACTTATGTCCCGGATGATAAATGGTTCGAGCGAATGGTGCTGGATCAACAGGTAATACAAAAGAAGAAATATCGCCGGGAATTAGCGTGGTTTATATTAAGTGCTGTTTTGATTTTAAGTGGAGTAATCTTCACTATGCTGGAACTCCCTATACTCTTCTTTGTGCTGCAGGCTGTGACAGTAGCGATTACAGCAATCTATAGTTATAAAGGAGTGCAAAAGCAGGTGGACAGCAGATGA
- a CDS encoding sigma-Y antisigma factor component: MNEELSPVMLAVVVLILLVQSIFLFINARKHGHNYWLWGILGLIQAPMPLLFYLLFVRKIWRSRSAEK, from the coding sequence ATGAACGAGGAACTGTCACCCGTTATGCTGGCCGTGGTCGTTTTGATTTTACTGGTGCAGAGCATTTTCCTTTTTATTAATGCGCGGAAGCATGGCCATAATTATTGGCTTTGGGGAATTCTTGGATTGATTCAGGCACCGATGCCGCTATTATTTTATCTGCTGTTTGTACGAAAAATTTGGCGGAGCAGGTCAGCTGAAAAGTAA
- a CDS encoding ABC transporter ATP-binding protein, with amino-acid sequence MLSVLSKLSWFFKENWKRYSVAISLLIFVGILDVLPPKIVGMAIDAIQLGSINQALILKYIGALMLITVVSYFITYIWMYQLFGGAFLIERKLRTRFMKHLLKMTPTFFEKNRTGDLMARATNDLKAISITAGFGVLTLVDSSIFMLTILFTMGFFISWELTLVSVIPLPIMAYLINIYGKRIHSKFTSAQDAFGELNDRVLESVSGVRVIRAYVQEKADESKFHDLTEDVYRKNVEVAKIDSLFEPTIKILVGLSYLIGLGYGAYLVFQQKLTLGELVSFNVYLGMLIWPMFAIGELINVMQRGNASLDRLNETLSYKEDVADPAKPVEGNEPEYLQMSEFTFKYPSSNVNNLEQIKLHLKRGETLGIVGKTGSGKTTLIKQLLREYPEGTGNLLVSGVPIQEHSLRQTRGWMGYVPQENILFSRSVKENILFGNPMATEKDLQDIIDLAAFRKDLEMLPEGLETLVGEKGVALSGGQKQRISIARALIKDPEILILDDSLSAVDAKTEKKIIDNIRRERNAKTTIITTHRMSAVEHADHIVVLEDGKITEEGTHDQLMAAQGWYYEQYTKQQAAAVEEEVHSI; translated from the coding sequence ATGTTATCGGTTTTATCAAAGTTAAGCTGGTTTTTTAAAGAAAACTGGAAGAGATACAGTGTCGCGATTTCTTTGCTGATTTTTGTCGGCATACTTGATGTGCTGCCGCCCAAAATCGTAGGGATGGCAATCGACGCAATTCAGCTTGGTTCTATCAACCAGGCGTTAATCCTAAAGTATATTGGGGCACTCATGCTGATTACGGTGGTCTCATATTTCATCACTTATATTTGGATGTATCAGTTATTTGGCGGGGCATTCCTGATTGAACGGAAGCTCAGGACCCGGTTTATGAAGCATTTGCTGAAAATGACTCCAACGTTCTTCGAAAAGAACCGAACTGGTGACTTGATGGCAAGGGCGACGAATGACTTAAAGGCTATATCTATAACGGCAGGTTTCGGAGTACTGACACTTGTTGATTCAAGCATCTTCATGCTGACAATCCTGTTCACGATGGGATTTTTCATCAGCTGGGAACTGACGCTGGTTTCAGTTATCCCGTTGCCAATAATGGCGTACCTAATCAACATTTATGGCAAAAGGATACATTCCAAGTTCACGTCTGCCCAGGATGCTTTCGGGGAGCTAAATGACCGTGTACTTGAATCAGTATCTGGAGTGAGGGTCATCCGCGCCTATGTACAGGAAAAAGCTGATGAATCGAAGTTTCATGATTTGACTGAAGATGTCTATCGTAAAAATGTCGAAGTCGCAAAAATCGATTCTTTGTTTGAACCGACGATTAAAATCCTTGTTGGGTTGAGCTATCTGATTGGATTAGGGTATGGTGCATATCTGGTCTTTCAGCAAAAGTTGACGCTTGGAGAGCTGGTCAGCTTTAATGTATATCTGGGAATGCTGATCTGGCCGATGTTCGCAATCGGTGAATTGATCAATGTCATGCAGAGAGGGAATGCGTCTCTTGACCGCCTGAATGAAACCCTATCCTACAAGGAGGATGTTGCCGACCCGGCGAAACCGGTGGAAGGCAATGAACCGGAATATTTACAGATGTCAGAGTTCACATTCAAATATCCTTCTTCCAATGTAAATAATCTTGAACAGATTAAGCTGCATTTGAAAAGAGGAGAGACGCTGGGAATAGTCGGCAAGACAGGAAGCGGCAAGACAACTCTGATCAAACAGCTGTTAAGGGAATATCCTGAGGGCACTGGGAACCTGCTTGTTTCAGGAGTGCCAATCCAGGAACACAGCCTGAGGCAGACCCGCGGCTGGATGGGCTATGTTCCACAGGAAAACATCCTTTTCTCCCGTTCGGTCAAGGAAAATATTTTGTTTGGAAACCCAATGGCTACTGAAAAAGATTTGCAGGATATCATCGACCTGGCTGCTTTCCGAAAGGATCTGGAGATGCTTCCGGAAGGTCTGGAAACGCTTGTTGGTGAAAAAGGGGTTGCACTGTCCGGCGGGCAGAAGCAGCGTATTTCGATTGCAAGGGCATTGATCAAGGATCCAGAAATCCTGATCCTTGATGATTCGCTATCAGCAGTCGATGCAAAAACAGAGAAGAAAATCATCGATAATATCCGCAGGGAGCGGAATGCAAAAACAACAATCATCACAACACACAGAATGTCTGCGGTTGAGCATGCTGATCATATCGTCGTACTTGAAGATGGAAAAATTACAGAGGAAGGCACGCACGACCAATTGATGGCTGCTCAAGGCTGGTATTATGAACAATATACCAAGCAGCAGGCAGCAGCAGTCGAAGAGGAGGTGCACTCCATATGA
- a CDS encoding ABC transporter ATP-binding protein — protein sequence MSTGKRLFKYALNYKKIILIALAMLTVAVVADLAGPFIAKRMIDNHILGIESVWYETEAGDGAVEYNGSFYSKDSGTGSTDSARIFQVGRNFVFVDGEIEFDGSRSYEDGMLTISKGSQAAQYEAEILSGDDLMSFYKPEIPNIIKLLSFYFGLLVIASIFQYGQRFYLQKSANRIIQKLREDVFRQIQRLPIQYFDNLPAGKVVARITNDTEAIRELYVTVLSTFFTSFIYITGIYIALFILNAKLAAICLLLLPILFVWAKLYRKYASKYNHVIRSRVSDINGMINESIQGMSIIQAFSREKETQQDFETLNKEHFTYQNKLLSLNSSTSHNLVGVLRNIVFVAFIWYFGGEALQPSSAISLGMLYAFVDYINRLFNPVQGIVNQLANLEQALVAGERVFKLMDEEGIDVSEEEIPRYKGNVIFDHVSFGYKEGEYVLKDLCFEANQGETVALVGHTGSGKSSIMNLLFRFYDPQEGKILIDGMDIAEMPRQTLRKHMGIVLQDPFLFTGTIASNVSLDHPDITRETVEKALASVGADRVLKNLEKGYDEPVIEKGSTLSSGQRQLVSFARALAFDPAILILDEATSSIDTETEAIIQEAMDVLKEGRTTFIIAHRLSTIRNADQILVLDRGRIVEKGNHDQLMELKGKYYQMYQLQLGNKVKAG from the coding sequence ATGAGTACAGGAAAAAGACTGTTCAAATATGCGTTAAACTATAAGAAAATCATCCTGATTGCCCTGGCAATGCTGACGGTCGCTGTTGTCGCAGACCTTGCGGGACCGTTCATCGCCAAACGGATGATTGATAATCATATTTTAGGAATTGAGTCAGTTTGGTACGAAACCGAGGCTGGGGATGGTGCCGTTGAATACAATGGGAGTTTTTATTCAAAAGATAGCGGCACAGGCAGCACAGATTCTGCACGAATTTTTCAGGTCGGAAGGAATTTTGTCTTTGTGGATGGTGAAATTGAATTCGATGGAAGCAGAAGCTACGAGGATGGGATGCTGACTATCAGTAAAGGTTCACAAGCAGCACAATATGAAGCAGAGATACTGTCGGGCGATGATTTAATGAGTTTTTACAAGCCGGAAATCCCAAATATTATAAAGCTGCTATCGTTTTATTTCGGTTTGCTGGTCATTGCGTCCATCTTTCAATATGGACAGAGATTTTATCTGCAAAAGTCAGCCAACAGGATCATCCAGAAGCTGAGGGAGGATGTCTTCAGGCAAATCCAGAGGCTTCCGATCCAGTATTTTGACAACCTTCCTGCAGGGAAGGTCGTTGCCAGGATCACGAATGATACAGAGGCAATCCGTGAATTGTATGTCACCGTCCTGTCAACGTTCTTTACAAGCTTCATTTATATTACCGGCATCTATATTGCCTTGTTCATCCTGAATGCGAAACTTGCAGCGATATGTTTGCTGCTATTGCCAATCTTGTTTGTATGGGCAAAGCTTTACCGTAAATACGCATCAAAATATAATCATGTCATTCGCTCTAGAGTCAGTGACATCAACGGGATGATCAATGAATCAATCCAGGGCATGAGCATCATTCAGGCCTTCAGCCGCGAGAAAGAAACACAGCAGGACTTCGAGACACTTAATAAGGAGCACTTTACTTATCAGAATAAATTGTTGAGCTTGAATTCCTCTACCTCACATAATCTAGTGGGAGTGTTAAGAAACATCGTCTTTGTGGCGTTCATCTGGTATTTTGGCGGCGAAGCGCTTCAGCCATCTTCCGCCATTTCACTCGGGATGCTCTACGCGTTCGTAGATTATATTAACCGGCTGTTCAATCCTGTCCAGGGAATCGTCAACCAGCTGGCTAATCTTGAGCAGGCGCTGGTTGCCGGAGAGCGGGTGTTCAAACTGATGGATGAGGAAGGAATCGATGTAAGTGAAGAAGAGATTCCCCGCTACAAAGGAAATGTCATCTTCGATCATGTTTCCTTCGGCTACAAAGAAGGAGAATATGTCCTGAAGGATCTTTGTTTTGAAGCAAATCAGGGTGAAACCGTAGCACTTGTTGGCCATACGGGATCAGGAAAAAGCTCGATCATGAACCTGTTATTCAGGTTTTACGATCCCCAGGAAGGAAAGATCTTGATCGATGGCATGGATATTGCGGAAATGCCGAGACAGACATTACGAAAGCATATGGGAATCGTCCTCCAGGATCCTTTCCTTTTTACCGGTACAATCGCCTCCAACGTCAGCCTTGATCATCCTGACATCACAAGGGAAACGGTTGAGAAAGCGCTGGCCAGTGTTGGGGCAGACCGCGTTCTGAAGAATCTTGAAAAAGGGTACGATGAACCGGTGATTGAAAAGGGCAGTACACTGTCAAGCGGGCAGAGACAGCTGGTTTCTTTTGCAAGGGCATTGGCCTTCGACCCGGCTATTCTGATTCTTGATGAAGCGACATCGAGCATTGATACCGAGACAGAAGCGATCATCCAGGAAGCAATGGATGTGCTTAAGGAAGGCAGGACGACCTTCATTATCGCCCACCGGCTGTCTACCATCCGCAATGCTGACCAGATCCTGGTACTGGACCGCGGGCGGATTGTTGAAAAAGGAAACCATGATCAGCTGATGGAGCTCAAAGGCAAGTACTATCAAATGTATCAGCTCCAGTTGGGCAATAAAGTTAAGGCAGGTTAG
- the fumC gene encoding class II fumarate hydratase, with product MSEYRVERDTIGEIKVPSDKYWGAQTQRSKQNFKIGTEKMPIEVIYAFAEVKKAAANVNAGSGKLAEVKAKAIEAACDEVISGKFDTHFPLVVWQTGSGTQSNMNVNEVVARRANELLAGQGSDEKIHPNDDVNMSQSSNDTFPTAMHIAAVKKVTSEVLPSLELFKETLKRKEQEFNDIIKIGRTHLQDATPLTLGQEISGWRAMLEKNEQMIKDGLKYVRDLAIGGTAVGTGINAAKDFGEQVAKQLTAQTDETFHSAPNKFHALTSHDEIVFLHGALKGLAADLMKIANDVRWLASGPRSGIGELSIPANEPGSSIMPGKVNPTQSEALTMVATQVFGNDATIGFAASQGNFELNVFKPVIIYNFLQSAKLLADGMRSFNDNCAEGIEANLDVIAGHVERSLMLVTALNPHIGYEKAAEIAKLAFKENTTLKEAAIKTGYLTSEQYDEWVKPEKMI from the coding sequence TTGTCAGAATATCGAGTTGAAAGAGATACGATTGGTGAAATCAAGGTGCCATCAGATAAATACTGGGGTGCACAAACACAGCGCAGCAAACAGAATTTCAAGATCGGGACAGAAAAAATGCCGATTGAAGTGATTTATGCTTTTGCCGAAGTCAAGAAAGCTGCAGCCAATGTGAATGCAGGTTCAGGAAAGCTGGCAGAAGTAAAAGCTAAGGCAATCGAGGCAGCCTGTGATGAAGTAATTTCCGGGAAATTCGATACCCATTTTCCGTTAGTCGTATGGCAGACGGGAAGCGGAACTCAATCCAATATGAACGTGAATGAAGTGGTCGCAAGAAGGGCGAATGAACTGCTCGCAGGTCAAGGGTCAGATGAAAAAATCCACCCGAACGATGATGTCAACATGTCACAAAGCTCGAACGATACATTCCCGACAGCGATGCATATTGCCGCGGTAAAAAAGGTGACAAGTGAAGTTCTGCCTTCACTGGAGCTCTTCAAAGAAACTTTAAAGAGAAAAGAACAGGAATTCAATGACATCATAAAAATCGGCAGGACACACCTCCAGGACGCGACTCCATTGACACTGGGACAGGAAATCAGCGGCTGGAGAGCCATGCTTGAAAAGAATGAGCAGATGATTAAGGATGGACTGAAATACGTCCGGGATTTAGCGATTGGCGGGACGGCTGTAGGAACAGGGATCAATGCCGCGAAGGATTTTGGGGAACAGGTAGCGAAGCAGCTTACTGCACAAACAGATGAGACATTCCATTCCGCTCCTAACAAATTCCATGCATTGACTTCACACGACGAAATCGTATTCCTTCATGGAGCATTAAAAGGGCTCGCAGCAGACTTAATGAAAATTGCTAATGATGTTCGCTGGCTGGCAAGCGGACCAAGAAGCGGGATTGGTGAACTTTCGATACCAGCAAATGAACCGGGCAGTTCGATTATGCCTGGTAAGGTCAATCCCACCCAAAGCGAAGCGCTGACAATGGTGGCGACACAGGTTTTCGGCAATGATGCCACAATTGGTTTTGCCGCAAGCCAGGGGAATTTTGAACTGAATGTATTTAAACCAGTTATTATTTATAACTTCCTGCAAAGCGCCAAGCTGTTGGCAGATGGAATGAGGTCGTTCAATGATAACTGTGCGGAAGGAATTGAGGCAAACCTGGATGTGATTGCTGGCCATGTTGAGCGGTCATTAATGCTTGTAACTGCTTTGAATCCTCACATTGGTTATGAAAAAGCAGCGGAAATCGCCAAGCTCGCCTTCAAAGAAAATACAACTTTGAAGGAAGCTGCGATAAAAACAGGTTATCTGACATCAGAGCAATATGATGAGTGGGTTAAGCCTGAAAAGATGATTTAA
- a CDS encoding alpha/beta-type small acid-soluble spore protein yields the protein MASSNNSNQLLVPGVQQALDQMKYEIATEFGVQLGGETTSRANGSVGGEITKRLVQMAEQQLGGSAR from the coding sequence ATGGCTAGCAGTAACAACTCTAATCAATTATTAGTTCCTGGTGTTCAACAAGCTCTTGATCAAATGAAGTACGAAATCGCTACAGAATTTGGCGTACAACTTGGTGGAGAAACTACTTCTCGCGCTAACGGATCTGTTGGTGGAGAAATCACTAAGCGCCTAGTTCAAATGGCTGAGCAACAACTTGGTGGTTCTGCACGCTAA